GTCATCGTCCCGGCCAGACCGACCCAGGTCCGCGCCGATTCGACGGGCACCACCTGCAACGCGACCGCCAACCGCTCCCGCACCACCTTTCGGGCCGCGGCGACCTCCCGCGCCGTCGGGGGGTCGGAGTGCAAACAGCGCTCCGTCAGCCGGACGCAGCCGATGTCAGCCGAGTAACTCGCGACCACTGCATCACCGGCCTTGCCGAGCACCATCTCGGTGGAGCCGCCGCCCAAGTCTACGACCACGAAAGGCGAACCGGCGCTGTCTAATTCGCCCACCGCACCGCGGAACGACAGCTCGGCCTCCTCGGCGCCGCTGATCACTTCCGCGATCGACCCGGGGATCACGGCGCCCAGCACCTCGGCCGTCATCGCGAAGAAGGCGTCGCGATTGGCGGCGTCGCGAGTGGCCGACGTGGCAACCATTCGAACCCGCTCGACACCGTGCAGCCGCAGCAATGCGGCATAGTCGGTCAACGCCGCGCGGGTCCGCGCGATCGCATCCGGGGCGAACTCGCCGGTCGCGTCAACTCCCTGACCCAGTCGGACAATCCGCGTTTCGCGATGCACATCGTGCAGGCGGGCGCCGGTCGCCTCGGCGATCAACAGGCGAATCGAATTGGTACCGCAGTCGATCGCCGCGATTCGCCGTCTCGATCCACTCATCGCCACTGCTCCCCCACAATCAAATCGGCGGCCGCCGGCTCGGCGGCCAACAGCGCCACCGCCTCGTCGCCGAGTGGATTCACCCCGGGACCCTTGGCCAACGAATGCGCGATCAGCACGTGCAGGCACTTCACCCGGTCGGGCATTCCCCCCGCCGATACCGCCGTCCCCAGCGGTTCGATGGCATCACGCTCGGCCAGATACGACTCGTGCGCGCGCCGATAAGCCGCGGCCAGGCCGGAGTCGCATCGCAACCGATCAGTCATCTCACGCATCAGCCCGGTGGTCTCCAGCCTGCTCGCCGCCGACGTGAGCCCCGGATGCGTCAGGTAGTACAGCGTCGGAAACGGCGTCCCGTCAGGCAACTTCGGGGCGGTTTTCACCACGCCGGGTTCACCGTTGGGGCATCGGTAAGCGACCTCGAGCACGCCGCGAGGCTCCCGGCCGAGCTGACGCGCCACCACCTGAAGATCGGCCCGGTCAACCACCGGGCGCCGTCGGGTTCGGCGGCACCGCACCGGGCGGACCGGGCTCGGTGGTGGGCTCCGGGGCGGCGGCAGGCGGCAGGTGTGGCGCATCGGCGATGGTGTGCCACAACGCGGTATACCAGGGCTCGTTCTTGGCCGCGGTCGGCGCATCGCCGCGAGGCTGGGGCGACACCGCCGCCGTCGGCGGAAGCTGGACCTGAAACGGGATGTCGCCCGGCATCACGAACCCGAGACGCTCGCGGGCCTGGGCCGCGATATAGGCCGGGTCGGCCAGCTGATTCTTCTGCCGCTCCAGATCGGCGATCTGGCGACGCAGCGCGGCTTCCGTCGCGGCCAGTTGTTCCATCTCGGTGCGCTGCGCGAAGTAGGTGCGTACCGGCCCGGCGATGGTCAGCGTGAGCACACACACCACCGCGGCCAGCACCGCCGCTCGCCGAGCGGTGAACCCCAGCCGCTGGTCGGACCGCTGTTCCAACGATTCGGTGAACGAGCGCTTGATGGGTTCGACGACATGCTCGCGCAGGGTACGGGCGGTCTGGCCGGTGGCCGGCGACTGCGCGGGCCGGGACGGCGACGCTGAGCGACGGGCCCTGGACGTATCGCCGGCCTTCCCCGGCCGCGAAGCCGGGGAGCGGCGTTTCGAATCGGGTCGTTTCGCGTCGGGCATGTCGTTTCAGCCGCGCCTCGGGTTGGCGGCCAACCTATTTTTGGTCCCCAAGGTATCGGGGAAAGGCCAGGTCGCCGGCGTAACGGGCGGCGTCGCCGAGCGTGTCTTCGATACGCAACAGCTGGTTGTATTTGGCGACCCGTTCACTGCGGGCCGGTGCGCCTGTCTTGATCTGTCCGCTGCCCACCGCCACCGCCAGGTCGGCGATCATGGTGTCCTCGGTCTCGCCGCTGCGGTGGCTCATCATCGTGCGGTATCCGCTGTGGTGGGCCAGCGCCACCGCGTCGAGTGTCTCGGTCAGCGTGCCGATTTGATTCACCTTGACCAGCAACGCGTTTGCCACGCCTCGTTCGATGCCCTCTTCGAGTCGCTCCGGATTCGTGACGAAGATGTCGTCGCCGACGATCTGTACCCGGTCGCCGATCGACGCCGTCAGCGCGGTCCAGCCGTCCCAGTCGTCCTCGGACAGCGGGTCTTCGATGGACACCAGGGGGTAGGAAGCCAACAGTCCGGCGTAGAACTCGGCCATCTGCGCGGCAGTGCGGGTCGAACCCTCGAAGGAGTAGCCGGTGCCGTCGGTGTAGAACTCGGTGGCCGCGGCGTCGAGTGCCAGTGCCACGTCCGAGCCCAGCTGGAAACCCGCGGACTCGATTGCCCGGCTGATCAGATCCAGCGCCGCGGTGGTGCCGGCCACGTCGGGGGCAAAACCGCCTTCGTCGCCCAGACCGGTGGACAACCCCTCCTTCTTCAGCACCGACTTGAGCGCGTGGTACACCTCGGCACCCCAGCGCAGCGCCTCGGCGAAACTCGGCGCGCCGATCGGGGCCACCATGAACTCCTGGATGTCGACGGCGGTGTCGGCGTGTGCGCCGCCGTTGAGGATGTTCATCATGGGCACCGGCAGGATGTGGGCGTTGGGGCCGCCGATGTAGCGGAACAACGGCAATTCCGCCGATTCGGCGGCGGCCTTGGCAACGGCCAGCGAGACACCGAGGATCGCGTTGCCGCCCAACCGGGATTTGTCGGGCGTGCCGTCCAGGTCGACCAGCGCCTGGTCGACCAGCCGCTGGTCGTCGGCGTTGAGGCCGATGACAGCCGGGCCGATTTCATCGAGTACGGCTTGGACTGCCTTCTTGACCCCCTTGCCGCCGTAGCGGTCGCCGCCGTCGCGCAGTTCGACGGCCTCGTGCTCGCCCGTCGACGCGCCCGAGGGCACGGCGGCGCGGGCGAAGGTGCCGTCCATCAGAGCCACCTCGACCTCGACCGTCGGGTTGCCGCGGGAATCCAGAATCTCGCGGGCCCCGACCTGCTCGATAATCGGCACTGGATTCTCCTTTGCGCTGTGGTTCTCTTATGGTCCCCGACCGACCATTAGCGTAAAGCCTGGCTCGGCGCTTTATCCTGCTACAGCGGGTGGCCCGCCGCGTAAGCGGTCGCCCAGTCCCGCACCGCCCGAGCGTAAACACCGGAGTTGTTGTAGGCGCGCAACGCGGTGATCCAGCCGCGCGGCGTCGCGAGATCCTTTCCGCGCCAGCACAAGTAACCTGCCGCCGAGAGTGCGGCATCGTCGATGTTGTCGGGGCTGACAATGCCGTCGTTGTTGGCGTCGACCCCGTAGAGCCGCCAGGTCTCGGCGATGAACTGCATCGGCCCCATCGCACGCTGCACCCCGTCTCCGTCCGAAGCACCGTCGGCAGCGCCGCGGTCACTGTCCACGATGCGCAGCGTCCCACCGGTGCCGTCGAGGCGAACGCCGCGAATGGGCGGGGTCACGTCCCCGTTGGGCGCTATGGTCGCGCCGCGATAGGTGCCGTTATGGCTCTCGACCTGCCCGATACCGGCCAGTGTGGTCCACGCGATGTGGCACTTGGGGTTCTCGACCTCCGCGACGCGAGCGGCGTAGGCGTAGGCCTCGAGAGCGATGACCGGCATTTCCAGCGCGGGGGCTCGCTGCTCGGCCCACTCTCGCAACTGATCGGCGGGCCGGCCGCTGGCGTAGGTATCCACCGGCGGGACGGGATCGCCCGGCGGCGGCGGCACACCGTCGGGAATGAACAAGCTGAGCTGCCAGGTGCAACTGGACGCCAACAGCATCGCGGTCGCCCCTATCACGGCGACCGCGCGCAACCAACGTCTCGGCGTCACACTGCTCCTTCTTGGCTGCTCGTGGGCTCCGTTGAGGGCTTCGCTCGGGGCTGGCTGCCGCTCCCCTTACGTGCTCCTCCGGTCTGCTACCGATTTGGTCATGATCATCGTCCCACGGGTTGCGATCGTGCCTCTTCTGATTTGCGGCTCAGCACACCGGCATACCGTTGTTATCACGTGGATATCGGTTAGCTGTGAGCGTGTTTGGCTATCGCTGTTCCCGTTTCTGTTGCTAGCAAACGCATCTGTCGCAAACTTCGGGATGATCGCTTGCCGTTGGGGGGTCTTACCGCCTGCCTTTGCGTTTCTTCGGGCCGCCGCGGGATTCCTTACCCGCTGCCGGCGCGGTTTCGGGGCCGGTTTCCAGCACATCGTCTGTCGGTCCGGGCCAGTGGGCCAACCACTCTTCTGCGGTGATGGTGCCGATGGGCGACACGTCGAGTTCCTCGGCAACGCTGTCGTCACGGCGCGCGGCCGCAATCGCCTTCTCGGCGCTGCGGACCTTGTCGACAAAATCCAAAATGGCTGCGCGCAAAGAGTTTTCAGCATCGACCTCCGCCGAAACGGTGACCGAGGTGATGCCGGACGGGATCAGTTGCGGAGGTAATCCCGCCTTACCGACGCGCTGAACAACCTTCTGCGCCAACGCTAATGCCGGCTGACCGGTATGGACGTCGTCCAAGACCGAGTTGCGGGACTTTTCGGCCGCCTTGCGTTCTTCCCATTGACTCATCTGTTCCTGAAGCGAAATCTCTTGCCCGGCAAGGACGCCCGGCGCACGATTGGCCAGCTTGCGGATCAGCGTGTCGGCGACGTCGTCGATGGTGAACGGGAGCAGTGCTGCATCTTCGGCGATGCGGGCATGGAAAAGCACCTGCAGCAGCAAGTCACCGAGTTCCTCGCGCAGCTGGTTCACATCGCCGCTGTGCACCGCATCGAGCAGCTCGTAGGTCTCCTCCAACAGGTAACGGCGCAACGAGTTGTGGGTCTGCTCGCTTTCCCACGGCCCGTCGGTGCGAAGTCTGTCCATGATGGCCACGGCGTCGAGCAGTCGTTCCCCGCGATGGCGATCCGGTACCGAAATCAGTCGCGCTCCGCCGGCCAGTCGTGCCACCACGGCCGGATGATTGGGGTCCGACGACAACAGCACCGGTGCGTCGTCTCCGATGTGCACCGGGTGCGCGTCGGGCAGCGACCACGGCACCGCGACCGGCATCTCTTCGGTGTATTGCACCGGGCCGCCGAGCAACTCGATGGCTTCCACCGGCACCAGCGACGGGCGGCGCGGGTCGACCAGGACGACAATCATCGCGCTCGTCGCTCCTTACTCGACACGGGGGCCCCCGCATCGTCGCCGGACGGACTCGTTATACCAATATCTTTCTGCGGTTTACCCGCCAGCGCCGTCACCAGGTCGGCCACCATCTGCACCAATTCGACATCGCGGATTCGCGGCGCACCGATGCCGCCGGCACGTGGAATCGGGACCTGCACGGTAGCCGTGGTCGCCCGGTAATGCGCCCCCGGGTACATCCGCTTGAGCCGAACCTGCGAGGAGTCCAGCAGGTTCAACGGCGACAGCCGCACGGTCGCCGCCGACGGGGCCGACACCTCGGTGATGCCGGATCCGCGACACAGCAGCCGCAGCCTCGCCACCGCCACCAGCCGCCGAGCGGGTTCGGGCAGCGGCCCGTAGCGGTCGTTGAGCTCCTCCACAGCAGCAGCGACCTGGTCATCAGACGAAGCGGCGGCCAGCCGCCGGTAGGCCTCCAAACGCAGCCGGTCGCTGCCGATGTAGTCCGGCGGCAGGTGCGCGTCGACCGGCAGGTCGATGCGCACGTCCTTAGGCTCCTCGGCGGTCGTTACCGTCTTGCCGTCGGCAGCGGCCCGGTAGGCTTCAACGGCCTCACCGACCAACCGCACGTACAGGTCGAACCCGACGCCGGCGACATGCCCGGACTGCTCGACACCGAGCACATTGCCCGCCCCCCGGATCTCGAGGTCCTTCAATGCCACCGCCATGCCCGCGCCGAGCTCGTTGTTCTGGGCGATGGTGGCTAACCGGTCGTAGGCCGTCTCGGTCAGCGGCGTGTGCGGCGGATAGAGGAAGTAGGCGTAGCCGCGTTCCCGGCTGCGGCCGACCCGGCCACGCAGCTGGTGCAGCTGGGACAGACCGAAGGTGTCAGCGCGCTCGACGATGAGCGTGTTGGCGTTGGAGATGTCCAGGCCGGTCTCCACGATCGTCGTGCACACCAGGATGTCGTATTCGCGGTTCCAGAAGCCCTGCACGGTGCTTTCCAGCAGCTCCTCGGGCATCTGCCCGTGCGCGACCACCACCCGTGCCTCGGGCACCAGCTCGCGGACGTGGGCCGCGGCCCGGTCGATGGAGCTGACCCGGTTGTGCACGTAGAAGGCCTGCCCGTCGCGCAGCAGCTCGCGCCGCAACGCGGCCGCGACCTGCTTGTCGTCGTGCGGGCCGACGTAGGTCAGCACCGGATAGCGCTCTTCGGGCGGGGTCAGGATGGTCGACATCTCGCGGATCCCGGCCAGGCTCATCTCCAGGGTGCGCGGGATCGGGGTGGCGCTCATGGTCAGCACGTCGACGTGGGTGCGCAGCGCTTTGATGTGTTCCTTGTGTTCGACGCCGAAGCGCTGCTCCTCGTCGACGACGACCAGGCCCAGGTCTTTCCAGCGCACGCCGGTCTGCAGCAGCCGATGCGTGCCGATCACGATGTCCACCGACCCGTCGGCCAGGCCCTCGATCACCGTTCGGGACTCGGCGGCGTCGGTGAACCGTGACAGGCCCTTGACGGTGACCGGGAACCCGGACATTCGCTGCGCGAAGGTTTGCAGATGCTGGTCGGCCAGCAGCGTGGTGGGCACCAGCACCGCCACCTGTGTGCCGTCCTGAACGGCCTTGAACGCCGCCCGCACCGCGATCTCGGTCTTGCCGTAGCCGACGTCGCCGCAGATCACCCGGTCCATCGGGATCGGCTTTTCCATGTCTGCCTTGACCTCTTGGATCGCGGTGAGCTGGTCGACGGTCTCGGTGAAGCCGAACGCGTCCTCCATCTCGGCCTGCCACGGCGTGTCCGGTGCGAACGCATGTCCGGCGCTGGACTGCCGTTTGGCGTACAGCGAGACCAGCTCGCCGGCGATCTCACGCACCGCCCGTCGTGCCTTGGTCTTGGTGTTGGCCCAGTCGCTGCCGCCCAGCCGGCTCAGCGCCGGCGCCTGTCCGCCGACATACCGCGACAGCTGGTCCAGCGAGTCCATCGGGACATACAGCTTGTCTGATCCACCACCCCGTTTGGCCGAGGCGTACTCGAGTACCAGGTATTCGCGGCGGGCGCCGCCGACGGTGCGTTCGACCATCTCGACGAACCGGCCGATGCCGTGCTGATCGTGCACCACCAGGTCGCCGGCCGTCAGCGCCAGCGGGTCCACGGTGTTGCGTCGTTTGGCGGCCAACCGCTTGCCCTCGGCAGCGGTGACCCGGCTACCGGTCAGGTCCGCTTCGGTGACCACGACCAGATCGGCGCCCGACACCACGCCCGGTACCACGATGCCGTCCCGCAGCGGACCCTTGACGACACCGACCAGGCCGAGTTTGGGCGCGGCGCCGGGTTCGAGCATGGTCGCGGGGATGTCGGATTCGGTCAGCCGCTCCACCACCCGATGCGCGGTGCCGGTCCCGGGCGCGACCATCACTGCATACCCGCCGGCCGTGACGTGCCCGCGCACCATCGCAAAGATGGCGTCGATATCCCGCTGATGCCCCCGCGCCGACGGCGACGGCCGGACGTCCAGCTCGAGCGCCGACTCGTCGGACAGCTGGCTCAACGTCCACCACGGATGACCCGACCGGGTCGCCGCGGTGCGCACCTCGTCCAGCTCGGCGAAGCCTGATCCGCCCAGTTGCTCGACGTCGACGGGTGCCTGATCTTCGGGACCGGTGCCGAGTGCGGCCACCGACCACGCCGCCTCCAGGAATTCTCGCCCGGTTTTGATCAGGTCAGCCGCCCGGGTCCGGATTTTCTCGGGGTCGCACAGCAACACCGGGGTGCCCTCGGCCAGCTGGTCGGTCAGCAACGCATGGGCCGCATCTGCCCCGCCTTCCGTGGGACGCAGCACCGGCAGCAGGGCCTCCATCCCGTCGACCGGGATGCCCTCGGCCAGCTTGGCCAACATGTTGGAGACGCTGCCGGCGGCGGCGTCTCCGGCGGCCGGGTACTGCGCGGCCAATTCGGCGGCCCGCGCCCGCACGTCGTCGGTCAGCAGCAGCTCACGGCAGGCGACCGCCACCAGCGCGTCGACCTCGATCTCCGGAATGGAGCGCTGGTCGGCGACCGAGAACATCCGCATTTCGGTGATCTCGTCGCCCCAGAATTCGACGCGCACCGGATGCTCGGCGGTCGGGGCGAAGATGTCGAGTATTCCGCCGCGCACGGCGAACTCGCCGCGGCGTCCCACCATGTCCACCCGGGTGTAGGCCAATTCGACCAACCGGGCGATCACGTCGTCGAAGCCGACCTCCTGGCCCACCCTCAAGGTGACCGGCTCCTGCCGCCCCAGCTGCGGCGTCATCGGCTGCAGCAGGGAGCGCACCGCGGTCACCACCACCCGCAACGGCGGGCCCAGCCTGGCGTCGTCGGGATAGGCCAGCCGGCGCAGCACCAGCAGGCGGGCACCGACCGTGTCGACACCCGGTGAGAGCCGCTCATGCGGCAGCGTCTCCCACGACGGAAACACCGCGACCGCGCCGCCGAGAACACCCTGTAGTTCCGCCGTCAGGTCGTCGGCCTCGCGGCCGGTGGCGGTGACCACCAGCAACGGACCCTGCCGCGCCAGTGCGCTGGCGACGAACAGGCGCGCACTAGCCGGCCCTACCAGGGTCAATTCCTCGGGGCGATCGGAGGCGCGCGCAATCAGCTGTTGGAAGGTTGGCGCGGCCAGCGCCAATTCGACGAGCCCCGCGATCGGGGTATCTGGGCTAGCAGCCCCCGGTGCGGTCATGATGCGGCCATTCTAGGGCGCAGCCGATTCATCAATATCAAGCCCGCCGCCGTCAAGAAAATGTAAGGACACCGGTACCCGCCCCGGCCGCGGCACATGGTGGAGCCATGACACTGCTCGACCTGCTGCCATCTATCGGCCACGCGGCCCCGCGGCGGTTCGACCCCGCGATCTGGCCGACCACCGCCAGTTCCGACGAGGACGGCCGGCTGTGCATCGGCGGCGTGCCGCTCGCCGACATGGCCGACGAGTTCGGCACCCCGGCTTACGTGATCGACGAGAGCGACTTCCGCCACCGCGCCCGTCGATACCGCGCGGCGTTGCGTGATGCCGAGATCGTCTATGCCGGGAAGTCGTTGCTGACCACAGCGGTGGCACGCTGGGCCCGCGAAGAGGGACTCGGCGTCGGCATCTGCTCACCGGGAGAGCTGGCCGTCGCCCTGGCCGGCGGTGTGGATCCGTCGCGCATCGTCATGCACGGCGACGCCACATCGCCCGGCGAGCTGCGCGATGCCGTGGCCGTCGGGGTCGGGCGCCTGGTCCTGGATTCCAGTCTCGACATCGCCTACCTGGCCGGCCTGGCGCGCCGGCGCCAGCGGGTGCTCATCCGAGTGACCCCCGACACCGACATCCATGGCCACGCCGCGGTCACGGCCGGGACCAGTGACCCAAAGCCCGGATTCACCCTCACCGGAGGCCATGCCGCCGAGGCGGTAAGGGCGGTCCTGGCGCATCCCATCCTCGACCTGATCGGACTGCACTGCCACCTGGGCCCGCAGGTCACCGACCCGGCCCGCTTCGGCGAAGCGATCCGCCGCCTGATCGCGGCCATGGCCGACATCCGGGCACACCACGGCGTCATCCTCACCGAACTCAACATCGGCGGCGGCCATGCCGTGCCCTACCTGCGCGGGGATCGGGAGCTCGACCTCGCCGAGTTGGCCGCCGTCATCGAAGACGCGCTGGACGAGGGCTGCGCCGCCGAACACTTCCCCCGCCCGGCCGTCGTCGTCGAACCCGGTCGCGGCATCAGCGCGCGCGCCGGCGTCACGCTCTACCGCGTCTGCTCGGTGAAGACCCGGCCGAATGGCCACACCGTGGTCGCAGTGGACGGTGGAATGAGCGACAGCCCGCGGGTGGCGCTGGACGGCGCGCGGTACACGGTCGCCCTGGCCAACCGGCATGGCCTGGGCATCAAGCGGTCCGTCAGCGTGGCGGGCCGGCATTGCGGCGCCGGCCACGAGATCGCCCGCGCTGTCGAGCTGCCGTCGGATATCCACGCCGGCGACCTGCTCGCGGTGGCGTGTACCGGCTCCTATCACCACAGCATGGCGTCGAACTACACCATGGTCGGGCGGCCGCCGCTGGTGGCAGTCAACGGCGGCCGGGCCCGGGAGCTGGTTCGTCGCGAAACGATCGCCGACCTGCTGTCGCGCGATTGCGGGTAACGGGCCTACTCGCCCTGCAGCTGGGGATCGGCCTCGAGATGGGTCAGGCCATTCCAGACCAGGTTGACCAGGTGGGCGGCGACGACTTCCTTCTTGGGTTCCCGCGCGTCGAGCCACCATTGCGCGGTCATCGACACCGAACCCACCAACGCCTGGGCATAGAGCGGCGCCAGGTCCGGGTCGAGTCCGCGGCGGGCGAAGTCACCGGCCAGGATGGAGCTGACCTGGCTGACGGCGTCGTTGAGCAGGCTGGAATAGGTGCCCGAGCTGATCGACGCCGGCGAATCGCGGATCATGATGCGGAAGCCGTCGGTCCGTTCCTCGACATAGGTCAGCAGGGCCAACGCGACCCGCTCGACGCGCACCCGGGAACGGTTGTTGGTCAGCGACGAGGTGATGCCGTCCAGCAGCGCCTGCATCTCCCGGTCGACGACCACCGCATACAAGCCCTCCTTGCCGCCGAAATGCTCGTAGACGACCGGCTTGGAGACGTTGGCGCGTTGCGCGATTTCCTCGATCGAGGTCCCGTCGTAGCCGCGCTCGGCGAACAACGAGCGGGCGATGCCGATGAGCTGATGCCGGCGTTCGCTACCGGTCATCCGGGCGCGCGGCGCCCGCGGTTCCCTTTCCGGATCCTTATCGGCCACAGCCACGTCAATCAGGGTATCCGTTCGCGTGGGTGTCGGCGGTCTTCAGCGTGCACTGAGGGCTTTGAGCGTGAGCTGAGGGCTTTGAGCGTGAGCTGACGGCGCCGAGCGTGAGCTGACGGCATCGACTGTGCGTCAGGGGCCGAGGAGCCGTGATTTTGCCGCCCAACATGCACACCCGAGGCCACAACTTCACAATCGTTTCCACAATCATCGCCGGGGGCTCCGGAGTCGATCCGCTTAACGTTAGAGTCTCATGGTGGTGAGCGGGCAAAATGCTCACCGTCGACCGGCAATCCGTCGTGGTGTAATCGGCAGCACATCAGATTTTGGTTCTGAGAGTTCAGGTTCGAGTCCTGGCGACGGAGCGTGGTTGTTGCCGCGGGCGTGCGCGTTCGCGAGCCGAACCTAAGGAGGGTCGATGACGTTTCGTGGTGACACCGCGGTCGTGGTCCTCGCGGCCGGACCCGGCACCCGGATGCGGTCGGACACCCCCAAGGTGCTGCACACCCTGGGCGGGCGCAGCATGCTGGCGCACTCTCTGCACGCGATGACGAAGCTGGCGCCGCAGCATCTGGTCGTGGTGCTAGGCCATGATCACCAGCGCATCTCCCCGTTGGTCGCCGAGCTGGCCCAGACCCTAGGACGCACCATCGACGTCGCATTGCAGGACCGGCCGCTGGGCACCGGGGACGCCGTGCGGTGCGGCCTGTCCGCACTGCCCGACGATTACGCCGGCATCGTGGTCGTCGCCTCCGGCGATACGCCGCTGCTGGACGCGGACACCCTGGCCGATCTGATCGCCACCCACAGCGCGGCCCACCCCGCAGGACAGGCCGCGGTCACCGTGCTGACCACGACGCTGAGCGACCCGCACGGCTACGGCCGCATCCTGCGGACCCAGGACAACGAGGTGATGGCGATCGTCGAGCAAACCGACGCGACGCCCTCACAGCGGGAGATTCGCGAGGTCAACACGGGCGTCTACGCCTTCGACATCGCTGCCCTGCGGTCCGCCTTGAGCCGGCTGAGCTCCAACAATGCTCAGCAGGAGCTGTACCTGACCGACGTCATCGCCATCCTGCGCCGCGACGGGCACACCGTAAGTGCCCGCCACGTCGACGACAGCGCGCTGGTGGCCGGCGTCAACAACCGCGTCCAACTGGCACAACTGGGCGCCGAACTCAACCGCCGGATCGTGGCCACCCACCAACTGGCCGGCGTCACCGTCATCGACCCGGCCACCACGTGGATCGACGTCGACGTCACGATCGGGCGCGACACCGTCATCCACCCCGGCACCCAGCTGCTGGGCCGGACCCAGATCGGCGGCCACTGCGTCATCGGTCCGGACACCACCTTGACCGACGTCACCGTCGGCGACAGCGCCACGGTGATCCGAACGCACGGCGCATCGTCGTCGATCGGCGACGGGGCCACGGTCGGCCCCTTCACCTATCTGCGGCCGGGCACCGTGCTGGGAGCCGACGGCAAATTGGGCGCGTTCGTCGAAGTCAAGAACTCCACCATCGGCACCGGCACCAAAGTTCCGCACCTGACCTATGTCGGCGACGCCGACATCGGCGAGCACAGCAACATCGGCGCGTCCAGCGTGTTCGTCAACTACGACGGCACCGCCAAGCAGCGCACCACCATCGGCTCGCACGTTCGCACCGGCTCGGACACGATGTTCGTGGCACCCGTGACGGTCGGCGACGGCGCCTACACCGGGGCCGGCACGGTCGTCCGCGAGGATGTGCCCCCGGGGGCGCTGGCGGTGTCCGCGGGTCCGCAACGCAATATCGAAAACTGGGTGCCACGCAAACGGCCCGGGACGGCGGCGGCTCAGGCCGCCCAAGCCGCCGAAGCCGCCGAAAAGGCCCGGCAGAATTCCGAAGGCAACCAGACAGCGTGAATCAGGGTGCCGGCCACCCGGCAACACCAGCAGGCCCCGTACGATAAGTCATCCATTTCGATCCCGATACGGCGAGGGCAGCGCGTTGAGCCACGACTGGACCGACAATCGCAAGAACCTGATGCTCTTCAGCGGCCGCGCTCATCCGGAGCTGGCCGAGCAGGTCGCCAAGGAACTCGACGTCCATGTCACCGCGCAGGACGCGCGGGAGTTCGCCAACGGCGAGATTTTCGTGCGCTTCAACGAATCGGTGCGCGGCTGCGACGCGTTCGTCCTGCAGTCCTGCCCGGCACCGGTGAACACCTGGCTGATGGAACAGCTGATCATGATCGACGCGCTCAAGCGGGGCAGCGCAAAGCGGATCACCGCGGTCATGCCGTTCTACCCCTACGCCCGGCAGGACAAGAAGCACCGCGGCCGTGAGCCGATCTCGGCGCGGCTGGTCGCCGACCTGCTCAAGACCGCCGGCGCCGACCGCATCGTGACCGTCGACCTGCACACCGACCAGATCCAGGGCTTCTTCGACGGACCGGTCGACCACATGCGCGGCCAGAACCTGCTGACCGGCTACATCAGGGACAACTACCCCGACGGCAACATGGTGGTGGTCTCCCCCGACTCGGGCCGGGTGCGCATCGCCGAGAAGTGGG
The nucleotide sequence above comes from Mycobacterium pseudokansasii. Encoded proteins:
- the glmU gene encoding bifunctional UDP-N-acetylglucosamine diphosphorylase/glucosamine-1-phosphate N-acetyltransferase GlmU yields the protein MTFRGDTAVVVLAAGPGTRMRSDTPKVLHTLGGRSMLAHSLHAMTKLAPQHLVVVLGHDHQRISPLVAELAQTLGRTIDVALQDRPLGTGDAVRCGLSALPDDYAGIVVVASGDTPLLDADTLADLIATHSAAHPAGQAAVTVLTTTLSDPHGYGRILRTQDNEVMAIVEQTDATPSQREIREVNTGVYAFDIAALRSALSRLSSNNAQQELYLTDVIAILRRDGHTVSARHVDDSALVAGVNNRVQLAQLGAELNRRIVATHQLAGVTVIDPATTWIDVDVTIGRDTVIHPGTQLLGRTQIGGHCVIGPDTTLTDVTVGDSATVIRTHGASSSIGDGATVGPFTYLRPGTVLGADGKLGAFVEVKNSTIGTGTKVPHLTYVGDADIGEHSNIGASSVFVNYDGTAKQRTTIGSHVRTGSDTMFVAPVTVGDGAYTGAGTVVREDVPPGALAVSAGPQRNIENWVPRKRPGTAAAQAAQAAEAAEKARQNSEGNQTA
- a CDS encoding ribose-phosphate diphosphokinase — protein: MSHDWTDNRKNLMLFSGRAHPELAEQVAKELDVHVTAQDAREFANGEIFVRFNESVRGCDAFVLQSCPAPVNTWLMEQLIMIDALKRGSAKRITAVMPFYPYARQDKKHRGREPISARLVADLLKTAGADRIVTVDLHTDQIQGFFDGPVDHMRGQNLLTGYIRDNYPDGNMVVVSPDSGRVRIAEKWADALGGVPLAFIHKTRDPRVSNQVVSNRVVGEVSGRTCVLIDDMIDTGGTIAGAVQLLHKDGARDVIIAATHGVLSDPAAERLAACGAREVIVTNTLPITEQKRFPQLTVLSIAPLLASTIRAVFENGSVTGLFDGDA